The genome window CCCCAACCGATAATACCGCCTTTAATTACATCCTTTTTTGTATAAACTTTATCCATTACCTCTACATTTTCTTGCGCTTCTTTACTATTTTGCATTTCCTGTTTGTTTTGTTCAGTCATCATTCATTCCTCCTAGTAAAATTTTGGTTTTTCAGCTGTTTTAAAGTTAATTTCCAGCCATTTTACCTTCCAATTTCTCTAGTCGCTCGAGCAGCATTTGGTTTTCCTCTTTTAATTTATCCTGTTCCTGCATTGCAGCTTGGGAATTGAGGTATGGGTCTGTTTCCCACCAGTCCATCCCGATTTCCTTAGCCTTATCAACAGACGCGACAATCAGCCTGATCTTAATGGATAGTAGCTCCACATCTGCAATTCCCACTCGTATATCTCCCGCGATTACAACACCCTTATCTAGAACAGTTTCAAGAACGTCGACTAAATTACTGGATTGTGTTGTTGTTTGCGGCGAGTTTCCATTAACCATGTGTGTTATCCTCCTTCTGGGAAGCTCTCTTTTAAGGTTGTTCAAATAGTCCGGTGAAAATGACACTTCGCATTTCTTCGTTGGCTTGCTTTTCCGCTACTCACGCTAAAACATTCAGGGATCTTCTACTAAAACCGTCTACTTCCTGTAGACAACGTAGAAGTCACCACATCCTGTGGAAGCCCGCTGCTCAAATCTGCGCCGCCTCGAACTGCTCGGTCTTTTTCATCCTCCTTTTTGAACACGTACTTTTATCTAAAATTATAGTAAATTTCCCAATGGTCCCAAATCGATGTTCAAATCCTCATCGGTAAAATTAAAAATCTCTTTCAACTCTTCCATCTTTATATCCAAATTCATTAACGCGACACCGAGTTTTTCAATTTCCTCTTCCGACAGGTTTCCGCCGTCCACGCGGCGAATTGCCTGTCGTTCGACAAGCTGGCGCAATAGCTCGATCACGGTAAGGACAAGCTGGGCAAGGCCTTCTTCAGCACCCTCAGCGTCAAGTTCAATCCGTCCGCTTTTTTCCGGACGGTGGTCAAGACTTGCGAGTGATTTTGGTTGGTTATTAAGATTGATTGATGGCACGATCCAACTCCTCCTTCTCGTAATCAAATTGCTTGGATGATAATTTCTCAGCAGTTTGCTTATTCGACTCAATCAACGTTTCAACCGATGAAATTAATACGCGTAAATCGAGATAGACTAAATCAATTCCTGCGATGGAGAGGATGAGATCTCCCTTGATAGCCACACCTTTGTCAAGCACTACATCCAGTATATCAATGAGACCAACCTCTTTATTTTCAAACTCCATCTGTATCCTCCAAACTAGCTAATCCTGGCGAAGTGGTAGGATGGCCACGGCCCGGTAACTTCAAAGTGCCAGCCTGATTCTGCCCACTTCTCCTGTAGCTTTTTAATGACGGATTTAAATTCGTCCACTGCAAATTTCTCAAGCATATAGACACTGTTCCAGCACATTTCTTCTTCGCGGCCAGTTACATCCTTATTCCAGTTCTTTTTCACTTCCGTATCGACACTCAATGCTGCCAATTCATCATGAATTTCTTCTGAAAAAGCGTGTTTTTCTTTTTCTGCTTCCTGATCGATTAATTGGTCTAATCTTCTTTTCTCTAAGTACTGCCGACCTGGTGACATGGCGGCAATTTCCTCTTTCTTTGCTTCAATTGTTTCGTTATAGTTTGTCACCGTTTCTTTTACTTTTTCGGGCTCACAATAAATTTTTAAAATCCATTCTTCTTTGTCTGCGATATTCGATAGCAGTTTGGCCATG of Oceanobacillus zhaokaii contains these proteins:
- the gvpJ gene encoding gas vesicle protein; amino-acid sequence: MVNGNSPQTTTQSSNLVDVLETVLDKGVVIAGDIRVGIADVELLSIKIRLIVASVDKAKEIGMDWWETDPYLNSQAAMQEQDKLKEENQMLLERLEKLEGKMAGN
- a CDS encoding gas vesicle protein K, translating into MNLNNQPKSLASLDHRPEKSGRIELDAEGAEEGLAQLVLTVIELLRQLVERQAIRRVDGGNLSEEEIEKLGVALMNLDIKMEELKEIFNFTDEDLNIDLGPLGNLL
- a CDS encoding gas vesicle protein, with protein sequence MEFENKEVGLIDILDVVLDKGVAIKGDLILSIAGIDLVYLDLRVLISSVETLIESNKQTAEKLSSKQFDYEKEELDRAINQS
- a CDS encoding GvpL/GvpF family gas vesicle protein; the encoded protein is MEKLIYLYGIIPAREKDVQPLPSFKGLDDESEVYSLPFEEIEAVVCELDPVEYGEKELEKKTNDVKWLHQKAFHHHEALMKLYEKYPIIPMKFCTIYSGQASLKNTIETNQSHMAKLLSNIADKEEWILKIYCEPEKVKETVTNYNETIEAKKEEIAAMSPGRQYLEKRRLDQLIDQEAEKEKHAFSEEIHDELAALSVDTEVKKNWNKDVTGREEEMCWNSVYMLEKFAVDEFKSVIKKLQEKWAESGWHFEVTGPWPSYHFARIS